Proteins from a genomic interval of Bradyrhizobium sp. CCGB01:
- a CDS encoding aldehyde dehydrogenase, which translates to MNAIDLLIGGKDQSASNQRTFQRHNPISGEVATTVAAASIDDAMRAADAAAAAFPAWSQLGPSERRKRLSAAADILARRAAEFTALMVAETGATAGWAGFNVHLAEGMLREAAAMTTQISGEVIPTDKPDNLAMAYRQPVGVVLGIAPWNAPVILGVRSVAMPLACGNTVVLKASEMSPGVHRLIGSCLTEAGLGDGVVNVVTNAPEDAQAVVEALIAHPAIRRVNFTGSTRVGRLIALACAKHLKRALLELGGKAPLVILDDADLDAAVNAAAFGAFMNQGQICMSTERIVVDDNVADAFIAKFAAKAKSLPHGDPGKGNVVLGSLVSAAACDRVRGLIDDAVAKGAVVAAGGHGSGTIMPATIVDHVTPAMRIYGEESFGPVVTVVRVSGVDEAVRVANDTEYGLSSAVFGRDIARALGVAKRIEAGICHVNAPTVHDEPQMPFGGTKASGYGRFGGRAAIDEFTELRWITVQTGPRHYPF; encoded by the coding sequence ATGAACGCAATCGACCTTCTCATCGGCGGCAAGGACCAGTCGGCCAGCAATCAGCGCACGTTCCAACGCCACAACCCGATCTCCGGCGAGGTTGCGACAACAGTGGCGGCAGCCTCGATCGACGATGCGATGCGCGCTGCCGACGCTGCGGCCGCTGCCTTCCCGGCCTGGTCACAGCTCGGCCCGTCCGAGCGACGCAAGCGGCTCAGCGCGGCTGCCGACATTCTCGCGCGCCGAGCGGCGGAGTTCACCGCGCTGATGGTGGCCGAGACCGGCGCCACCGCCGGCTGGGCCGGCTTCAACGTGCACCTCGCCGAAGGCATGCTGCGCGAGGCCGCCGCCATGACGACTCAGATTTCGGGCGAGGTCATTCCGACCGACAAGCCCGACAATCTCGCCATGGCCTACCGCCAGCCGGTCGGCGTCGTGCTCGGCATTGCACCGTGGAATGCACCGGTGATCCTCGGCGTGCGCTCCGTCGCGATGCCCCTCGCCTGCGGCAACACGGTGGTGCTGAAGGCCTCCGAGATGAGCCCTGGCGTCCATCGCCTGATCGGAAGCTGCCTCACTGAGGCCGGCCTTGGCGACGGCGTCGTCAATGTCGTGACCAATGCGCCGGAGGATGCGCAGGCCGTGGTTGAGGCGCTGATTGCCCATCCCGCGATCCGGCGCGTCAACTTCACCGGCTCGACCCGGGTCGGCCGCCTCATTGCACTGGCTTGCGCGAAGCATCTGAAGCGCGCGCTGCTGGAGCTTGGCGGCAAGGCGCCGCTGGTCATCCTCGACGATGCCGACCTCGACGCCGCCGTGAACGCCGCCGCCTTCGGCGCTTTCATGAACCAGGGCCAGATCTGCATGTCGACCGAGCGTATCGTCGTCGACGACAACGTCGCGGACGCTTTCATCGCCAAGTTTGCCGCGAAGGCGAAGAGCCTGCCCCACGGCGATCCCGGCAAGGGCAATGTCGTGCTCGGCTCGCTTGTCAGCGCTGCTGCCTGCGACCGTGTCAGAGGGCTGATCGACGATGCCGTCGCCAAGGGCGCCGTGGTCGCGGCGGGCGGACATGGCAGCGGCACCATCATGCCAGCCACCATCGTCGATCACGTAACCCCTGCGATGCGCATCTATGGCGAGGAGAGTTTTGGCCCCGTCGTGACCGTCGTCCGCGTCAGCGGCGTCGACGAGGCCGTGCGCGTGGCCAACGACACCGAATACGGTCTCTCCTCGGCCGTGTTCGGCCGCGACATCGCGCGCGCCCTCGGCGTTGCCAAGCGGATCGAGGCCGGCATCTGCCATGTCAATGCGCCCACCGTGCACGATGAGCCGCAGATGCCGTTCGGCGGCACCAAGGCGTCAGGCTACGGTCGCTTCGGCGGAAGAGCGGCCATCGACGAGTTCACCGAGCTGCGCTGGATCACCGTGCAGACCGGACCTCGCCATTATCCGTTCTGA
- a CDS encoding ABC transporter ATP-binding protein has translation MLEVAALSHFYGKHQALADVALNIVQGEIVAILGANGAGKSTLLKSIAGLVKPAPGATMRFDGQSIGELPAHLIVERGIALVPEGRGVFGELTVAENLQLGAYPARARAGEADRLAKILNLFPRLAERMSQAVRTMSGGEQQMVAIGRALMSNPLLLLLDEPSLGLSPLLSREVFRALTQIRADRVGVLLVEQNARASLDIADRVYLIESGRNAGNGPAAAMKNDPEIQRAYLGKARAASPPTT, from the coding sequence ATGCTTGAGGTCGCCGCCCTCTCCCACTTCTATGGCAAGCACCAGGCTCTGGCCGACGTCGCGCTCAACATTGTGCAAGGCGAGATCGTCGCCATCCTCGGTGCCAACGGCGCCGGCAAGTCGACGCTGCTCAAGAGTATCGCGGGTCTGGTGAAGCCCGCGCCGGGCGCGACGATGCGCTTCGACGGACAGAGCATCGGCGAGCTGCCGGCTCATCTGATCGTGGAGCGCGGCATCGCCCTGGTGCCGGAAGGCCGCGGCGTCTTCGGCGAGTTGACGGTTGCTGAGAATTTGCAGCTTGGCGCCTATCCAGCCCGTGCGCGCGCGGGTGAAGCGGACCGGCTCGCAAAAATCCTGAACCTGTTCCCGCGCCTTGCCGAGCGCATGAGCCAGGCTGTCCGCACCATGAGCGGCGGCGAGCAGCAGATGGTCGCGATCGGCCGCGCGCTGATGTCGAACCCGCTGCTGCTCCTGCTCGACGAGCCCTCGCTCGGCCTGTCGCCTTTGCTCAGCCGCGAGGTGTTTCGCGCGCTGACGCAGATCCGCGCGGACCGCGTCGGCGTGCTGCTGGTCGAGCAGAATGCGCGGGCCAGCCTCGACATCGCCGACCGCGTCTACCTGATCGAGTCCGGCCGCAACGCCGGCAACGGTCCAGCTGCCGCGATGAAGAACGATCCCGAGATCCAGCGCGCCTATCTCGGCAAGGCGCGCGCCGCATCGCCCCCCACAACATAA
- a CDS encoding ATP-binding cassette domain-containing protein, giving the protein MTEPLRLLLWCVAPLLAGAVIAYPLYVNGYYLALGISVLYFTILATAWAMFSGPTRYVSLATVAFFGLGAYTAAVLGETMPWPVVLLAAAGVGALTAAITGLSTLRLSGIYFVIFSFGLAELIRQLVIWYEVNIHKSVGRYLFSAVTQDILYWQLLALTALVFLVGWLLGRSRYGLALRAIGADETAASHSGIDATRVKLGVFVLSATFMAVTGAVMAPRWTYIDPAIAFNPTISFQVVIMALLGGAGSLFGPVLGVIPLVLLFEVLTATLPNHFSIVLGIIFVLIVMVLPNGVIGLFGAGRWRVPAGGPAAASARKMVSPLLAVDGVSKSFSGLRAVDGVSFTVAPGEIIGIIGPNGSGKTTLLNTLSGALRPSSGTIRFSGTMLNGLRAHQIARLGLARTFQLVRVMPDLTAAENVAAARLFSTSSGSDATGGELLDLVGLAAMHDAPAGELTYIDQKRLELARALALQPRLVLLDEWLAGLNPSELETGIALIAKLRDRGLTIIMVEHVMDAIRALCGHCIVMNAGSVIARGAPDEVLADPKVVAAYLGGEDA; this is encoded by the coding sequence GTGACTGAGCCTCTCCGCCTTCTGCTGTGGTGTGTTGCCCCCCTCCTGGCGGGGGCCGTCATCGCCTATCCGCTTTACGTCAACGGCTACTATCTCGCGCTCGGCATCAGCGTTCTCTATTTCACGATCCTCGCAACCGCGTGGGCGATGTTCTCAGGTCCCACCCGCTACGTCTCGCTCGCGACCGTCGCCTTCTTCGGCCTCGGCGCCTACACCGCCGCGGTGCTCGGCGAGACCATGCCCTGGCCCGTCGTGCTGCTGGCCGCGGCGGGCGTGGGCGCGCTCACCGCCGCCATCACCGGGCTTTCGACGCTGAGGCTATCAGGCATCTATTTCGTGATCTTCTCCTTCGGCCTTGCCGAGCTGATCCGGCAGCTCGTGATCTGGTACGAGGTCAACATTCACAAATCGGTCGGCCGCTATCTCTTCAGTGCGGTGACGCAGGACATTCTCTACTGGCAGCTTCTCGCGCTCACCGCGCTCGTTTTCCTGGTGGGATGGCTGCTCGGGCGCTCGCGCTATGGGCTGGCCCTGCGCGCCATCGGCGCCGACGAGACTGCGGCGAGCCATTCCGGCATCGATGCCACGCGGGTCAAGCTCGGCGTGTTCGTTCTGAGCGCGACATTCATGGCGGTGACCGGTGCGGTGATGGCGCCACGCTGGACTTATATCGATCCTGCGATTGCCTTCAATCCAACGATTTCGTTCCAGGTCGTGATCATGGCCTTGCTGGGCGGCGCGGGTTCGCTGTTCGGCCCCGTGCTGGGCGTCATTCCGCTGGTGCTGCTGTTCGAGGTGCTGACCGCGACGCTGCCCAACCATTTCAGCATCGTGCTCGGCATCATCTTCGTCCTCATCGTCATGGTGCTGCCGAACGGCGTGATCGGACTGTTTGGGGCCGGACGCTGGCGTGTTCCGGCCGGAGGGCCCGCCGCTGCTTCCGCCCGCAAGATGGTTTCCCCGCTCCTCGCGGTCGACGGCGTTAGCAAGTCATTCAGCGGGCTGCGTGCGGTCGACGGCGTCAGCTTCACGGTCGCGCCGGGCGAGATCATCGGCATTATCGGACCCAATGGATCCGGCAAGACGACGCTCCTGAATACGTTGTCTGGGGCCTTGCGGCCCTCGTCAGGCACGATCCGGTTCAGCGGCACCATGCTCAATGGCCTGCGCGCGCACCAGATCGCGCGTCTCGGCCTCGCCCGCACCTTCCAACTGGTGCGCGTGATGCCGGATCTGACCGCCGCTGAGAACGTCGCGGCCGCGCGGCTGTTCTCCACGTCGAGCGGTTCGGACGCAACGGGAGGCGAATTGCTCGATCTGGTTGGGCTCGCCGCGATGCACGATGCGCCTGCGGGCGAGCTGACCTATATCGACCAGAAGCGGCTGGAGCTCGCCCGCGCGCTGGCGCTGCAGCCGCGCCTCGTGCTGCTCGACGAATGGCTGGCGGGGCTCAATCCGAGCGAACTCGAGACCGGCATCGCCCTGATCGCAAAGCTACGCGACCGTGGCCTCACCATCATCATGGTCGAGCATGTCATGGATGCGATCCGGGCGCTGTGCGGGCATTGCATCGTCATGAACGCCGGCAGCGTGATCGCGCGCGGCGCGCCGGACGAGGTTTTGGCCGATCCGAAGGTCGTCGCCGCCTATCTCGGAGGCGAAGATGCTTGA
- a CDS encoding branched-chain amino acid ABC transporter permease, whose product MLLVDIVLPGLVLGGMYALIALGLTLQYGVARIMNLSYGESLVAAAFGAFSLYSGLGLSPLAALLLAVPVAMVLNWLLYRFLLERLMRRGKDRGAQEIDSILVTFGVLFVIQGAMLVAFGGQYYSYSYLSIPLTIMGSTLAVNRLVALLFAALVGGAVYLALTRTRIGTAVRAIAVDANAARLVGIDVAALSGFAFAFGGGLVAVGGVLVSMFLTFNAAMGVVFTMKALVVVIMGGVGNVMGALVAGLLLGVVETAVARLVDPGLTLAATYALFLGVLLIRPTGLFGRTAS is encoded by the coding sequence ATGCTGCTTGTCGACATCGTCCTGCCGGGCCTCGTGCTTGGCGGCATGTACGCGCTGATCGCGCTCGGGCTGACGCTGCAATATGGCGTGGCGCGGATCATGAACCTCTCCTATGGGGAGTCGTTGGTCGCGGCTGCCTTCGGCGCGTTCTCGCTCTACAGCGGTCTCGGCCTCAGCCCGCTGGCCGCGCTGCTGCTCGCGGTTCCGGTCGCGATGGTGTTGAACTGGCTGCTCTATCGTTTCCTGCTCGAACGGCTGATGCGGCGGGGCAAGGACAGGGGCGCGCAGGAGATCGACAGCATCCTCGTCACCTTCGGCGTGTTGTTCGTGATCCAGGGCGCCATGCTGGTTGCCTTCGGCGGCCAGTATTACAGCTATAGCTACCTCTCGATTCCGCTGACGATCATGGGATCGACCCTTGCGGTCAATCGGCTCGTCGCGCTGCTGTTTGCGGCCCTGGTCGGCGGCGCCGTGTATCTCGCCCTCACCCGCACGCGGATCGGCACCGCCGTCCGCGCCATCGCGGTGGACGCGAATGCCGCGCGCCTTGTCGGGATCGACGTGGCGGCATTGTCAGGATTTGCGTTTGCCTTCGGCGGCGGCCTCGTGGCCGTCGGCGGCGTGCTCGTCAGCATGTTCCTCACCTTCAATGCCGCGATGGGCGTAGTCTTCACCATGAAGGCGCTCGTCGTCGTGATCATGGGCGGCGTCGGCAATGTGATGGGCGCGCTGGTGGCGGGACTGCTGCTCGGCGTGGTCGAGACCGCGGTGGCGCGGCTGGTCGATCCCGGCCTGACGCTGGCTGCGACCTATGCACTGTTTCTCGGCGTGCTGCTGATCAGGCCAACGGGCCTGTTCGGGAGGACAGCGTCGTGA
- a CDS encoding amino acid ABC transporter substrate-binding protein codes for MFSANRRTLLRVTGLVAFATALGTFASTADAQEKIRIGYAISKTGPYAGGAGITTLPNYELWVKDVNAAGGIKLGDKKLPIEIVEYDDRSSSEEAVKAIERLANQDKVDFILSPWSTGLNLAVGPTLNRLGYPHLAVTSVTDKAPELAKRWSNATFWLGTSAQISEGLADLLGKLKSEGKIGANVAMVSVADQFGIELSAAGREAFKKHGFTLTYDKTYPMGAQDLQPLLKDAIASNPDTFVAFSYPPDTIALTEQAQLLKFNPKVFYVGVGTAFPLYKGKFAANSDGVMGIGGWNADSPELKDYLARHKAATGKEPDRWASSITYASLQVLQQAIEKVGKVDRAAVAAEIRSGTFDTIIGKVKLKDGLLQEVWSVGQWQNGEFYALAPASLPGARAPVVPKAQWQ; via the coding sequence ATGTTTTCGGCGAACCGTCGAACGTTGCTGCGCGTCACCGGCCTGGTGGCTTTCGCCACGGCGCTGGGGACCTTTGCGTCCACGGCCGATGCGCAGGAGAAGATCCGGATCGGCTATGCCATTTCCAAGACCGGTCCCTATGCCGGCGGAGCCGGCATCACCACCCTGCCCAACTACGAACTGTGGGTGAAGGACGTGAATGCCGCCGGCGGCATCAAGCTAGGGGACAAGAAGCTCCCGATCGAAATTGTCGAATACGACGATCGCAGCAGCTCGGAAGAAGCAGTCAAGGCGATCGAGCGCCTCGCCAACCAGGACAAGGTCGATTTCATTCTGTCGCCCTGGAGCACGGGCCTCAACCTTGCGGTCGGTCCGACCCTGAACCGCCTCGGCTACCCTCACCTCGCGGTAACTTCGGTGACCGACAAGGCGCCGGAGCTCGCCAAGCGCTGGTCGAACGCGACGTTCTGGCTCGGCACGTCGGCGCAGATCTCCGAGGGGCTGGCCGATCTGCTCGGCAAGCTGAAGAGCGAAGGCAAGATCGGCGCGAACGTCGCGATGGTCAGCGTTGCCGACCAGTTCGGCATCGAGCTATCCGCCGCCGGCCGCGAGGCGTTCAAGAAGCACGGTTTCACGCTCACCTATGACAAGACCTATCCGATGGGGGCGCAGGATCTTCAGCCCCTGCTGAAGGACGCGATCGCGTCCAACCCGGACACGTTCGTCGCCTTCAGCTATCCGCCGGATACGATCGCGCTGACCGAGCAGGCGCAGCTCCTGAAGTTCAATCCAAAAGTCTTCTACGTCGGCGTCGGCACCGCCTTCCCCCTCTACAAGGGCAAGTTCGCCGCCAACAGCGACGGCGTGATGGGCATCGGCGGCTGGAACGCGGACTCGCCAGAGCTGAAGGACTATCTTGCGCGCCACAAGGCCGCGACCGGCAAGGAGCCGGATCGCTGGGCGAGCTCGATCACCTATGCGAGCCTCCAGGTGCTCCAGCAGGCGATCGAGAAGGTCGGCAAGGTGGACCGCGCCGCGGTCGCAGCCGAAATCCGCTCGGGCACGTTCGACACCATCATCGGCAAGGTCAAGCTGAAGGATGGGCTGCTTCAGGAGGTGTGGAGCGTCGGCCAGTGGCAGAACGGCGAGTTCTACGCACTTGCGCCCGCCTCGCTTCCGGGGGCGCGCGCGCCGGTCGTACCCAAGGCGCAGTGGCAGTAG
- a CDS encoding helix-turn-helix domain-containing protein, whose translation MRRGVAGASPAPAVAASAAAPVGAELIGSHYVARRWMLTSKAARTFIHLLCLHQGAAAEVGQGGRMMALAGPAIIWLPAGSAEYLELSAGASAELLQLRTGVWHRYLPPSAEPAYLALEGAGGIMALPVEPDLVTTMARSIAAIAAEIATPARSGAASIMSAELTLCVLRFWRLFAGDNDRYEEGSSAEILSRFRRLLEERYQQHLRVGDYAKLLGMTPDRLHALCSRELKRSPSELIQQRVVKEAATRLEAGTVAVKQIAFALGFKDTAYFSRFFRKHTGEAPGVWRRRVAARARAGQSRPALNFADWP comes from the coding sequence GTGCGTCGAGGCGTCGCGGGCGCCAGTCCGGCGCCGGCCGTCGCTGCGAGCGCAGCTGCGCCCGTCGGCGCCGAGCTGATCGGATCGCACTATGTTGCGCGGCGCTGGATGCTGACGTCGAAAGCCGCCCGGACGTTCATTCATCTGCTCTGCCTTCACCAGGGAGCCGCCGCCGAGGTCGGTCAGGGCGGAAGGATGATGGCGTTGGCCGGGCCCGCGATCATCTGGCTCCCGGCGGGATCGGCCGAATATCTGGAGCTGTCGGCCGGAGCGTCCGCGGAGCTGCTGCAACTGCGCACGGGCGTGTGGCATCGCTATCTGCCGCCGTCGGCCGAGCCGGCCTATCTCGCGCTCGAAGGCGCCGGCGGCATCATGGCGCTGCCGGTCGAACCTGATCTCGTGACCACGATGGCGCGCTCCATCGCGGCGATCGCCGCCGAGATCGCAACGCCCGCGCGCAGCGGCGCGGCATCGATCATGTCGGCCGAGCTAACGCTGTGCGTGCTGCGCTTCTGGCGCCTGTTCGCCGGCGACAACGACCGGTACGAGGAGGGCAGCAGTGCCGAGATTCTGAGCCGCTTCCGCAGGCTGCTCGAGGAACGCTATCAGCAGCATCTACGCGTCGGCGATTACGCCAAGCTCCTCGGCATGACGCCGGATCGCCTGCACGCACTCTGTAGTCGCGAGCTGAAGCGCTCACCGAGCGAGCTGATCCAGCAGCGTGTCGTCAAGGAAGCCGCGACACGGCTCGAGGCCGGCACCGTCGCCGTCAAGCAGATCGCATTCGCCCTCGGCTTCAAGGACACCGCGTATTTCAGCCGCTTCTTCCGCAAGCACACCGGCGAGGCACCTGGCGTGTGGCGCCGCCGCGTTGCGGCCCGCGCGAGAGCCGGACAATCGAGGCCGGCGCTGAATTTTGCCGACTGGCCGTGA
- a CDS encoding LysR family transcriptional regulator: protein MAVSFKTLDLNLLKVFDAVMEERSVLRASQRVALSQSAVSHSLARLREMLEDDLFVRTATGMQPTARALTMAPQVREALRSLEAAVELPGFVPAASTRQFTLAANDFTTMVLASPLLKILGLEAPAIDLIIKPVTRIDLAEQIDLGRIDVAIGVFSDPPSRFRTSLLFEYDDVLIVGGKRKLGRIDNAALARMPLVVVSFGGEQEGAIGGFISERGLARRSEMYDRAALERALSESDRPPRIAVSLPHFLALPALLADSELAAIVPRPLARAFERAHAVTTYELPYATTPVEVRLLWHERIEGEPSHDWLHDVLRRATEELRRGR, encoded by the coding sequence GTGGCTGTTTCCTTCAAGACCCTGGACCTGAACCTGCTCAAGGTCTTCGACGCCGTGATGGAGGAGCGCAGTGTGCTGCGGGCCAGCCAGAGGGTTGCCCTCAGTCAATCTGCCGTCAGCCATTCGCTCGCCCGGCTTCGCGAGATGTTGGAAGACGATCTGTTCGTGCGCACGGCGACCGGCATGCAACCGACGGCGCGCGCATTGACGATGGCGCCGCAGGTTCGCGAAGCGCTGCGTTCGCTCGAAGCTGCGGTTGAGTTGCCGGGCTTCGTCCCGGCGGCGTCCACCCGGCAGTTCACCCTCGCCGCCAACGACTTCACCACGATGGTGCTGGCCTCACCGCTCCTGAAGATCCTCGGGCTCGAGGCGCCGGCGATCGACCTGATCATCAAGCCGGTGACGCGGATCGACCTCGCCGAACAGATCGACCTTGGTCGGATCGACGTTGCGATCGGCGTCTTCTCGGACCCGCCGAGCCGATTCCGGACGTCGCTGCTGTTCGAATATGACGACGTGCTGATCGTGGGCGGCAAGCGCAAGCTCGGCCGGATCGACAACGCGGCCCTGGCCCGCATGCCGCTGGTCGTCGTCTCCTTCGGCGGCGAGCAGGAGGGTGCGATCGGTGGTTTCATCTCCGAGCGCGGCCTCGCCCGGCGATCGGAGATGTACGACCGCGCGGCGCTCGAACGGGCGCTCTCCGAAAGCGACCGGCCGCCACGGATAGCTGTGTCGCTGCCGCATTTCCTTGCCCTGCCCGCCCTGCTCGCGGACTCCGAATTGGCGGCCATCGTTCCGCGTCCGTTGGCGCGGGCGTTCGAACGCGCGCATGCCGTCACGACGTACGAACTGCCTTATGCCACGACCCCGGTCGAGGTCCGCTTGTTGTGGCACGAGCGCATCGAGGGCGAACCGTCGCACGACTGGCTTCACGACGTCCTCAGGCGCGCGACCGAGGAGCTCAGGCGCGGACGCTAG
- a CDS encoding ABC transporter substrate-binding protein — protein sequence MKSCGMSIGVFGVALALLTAPVLAQDGPVKLGVLTDMSSLYADNGGQGSVVAAQMAVDDFGGQVLGRPIQIVAGDHQNKADVGATIARRWLENENVEAILDVPNSAVALAVQGITRDKKKLFLATGAATSRLTGDECSPTGIHWTYDTYALSQGTTRAMSRLGAKSWYFVSVDYSLGAQLEADSRKVIDAMGGKVTGAVKHPLNTPDFSSFLLQAQSSKADVIALADTGGDFINVVKQAGEFGITQRQKLVGLLVFIADIHSLGLQSAQGLMLSSAFYWDLNEDTRTWSKRFIAKTQKVPTMIHAGTYGAVMHYLKAVQAAGTLDGPTVAARMRDMPVNDFMTKDGRIRDDGRLVRDMYLFRVKSPEQSRYKFDYYELLATIPGEEAFRPMEQGGCPLLKKP from the coding sequence ATGAAATCCTGCGGGATGTCGATCGGAGTTTTTGGAGTCGCACTGGCGCTGCTCACGGCGCCGGTCCTTGCGCAGGATGGTCCGGTGAAGCTCGGCGTCCTCACCGACATGTCCTCGCTTTACGCCGACAATGGCGGGCAGGGCTCGGTGGTCGCGGCGCAGATGGCCGTCGACGACTTTGGCGGCCAGGTGCTCGGGCGCCCCATCCAGATCGTCGCGGGAGACCATCAGAACAAGGCCGATGTGGGAGCGACCATCGCGCGGCGCTGGCTCGAAAACGAAAACGTCGAGGCCATTCTCGACGTGCCGAACTCCGCGGTCGCGCTGGCCGTACAGGGCATCACGCGCGACAAGAAGAAGCTCTTCCTCGCCACCGGCGCCGCCACCTCGCGCCTGACCGGCGACGAATGCTCGCCGACCGGGATTCACTGGACTTACGACACCTATGCACTGTCGCAGGGAACGACGCGGGCGATGTCGCGTCTTGGCGCGAAGTCCTGGTATTTTGTCTCGGTCGACTATTCCCTCGGCGCCCAACTCGAGGCCGACAGCCGCAAGGTCATCGACGCCATGGGCGGCAAGGTGACCGGGGCGGTGAAGCACCCGCTCAACACGCCGGATTTCTCCTCCTTTCTGCTCCAGGCACAGTCCTCGAAGGCGGACGTGATCGCGCTCGCCGACACCGGCGGCGACTTCATCAACGTCGTCAAGCAGGCCGGCGAATTCGGCATCACGCAGCGGCAGAAGCTGGTCGGGCTGCTCGTCTTCATTGCCGACATTCACAGCCTCGGGCTCCAGAGCGCCCAGGGCCTGATGCTGAGCTCGGCGTTCTATTGGGACCTCAACGAGGACACGCGGACGTGGTCGAAGCGCTTCATCGCCAAGACCCAGAAGGTGCCGACGATGATCCACGCCGGTACCTATGGCGCGGTGATGCACTACCTCAAAGCGGTTCAAGCGGCAGGCACGCTGGATGGGCCGACCGTCGCCGCCAGGATGCGCGACATGCCCGTGAACGACTTCATGACCAAGGATGGCCGGATTCGCGACGACGGCCGGCTGGTCCGCGACATGTATCTGTTCCGCGTCAAGTCGCCCGAGCAGTCCAGGTACAAGTTCGACTATTACGAGCTGCTGGCGACGATCCCGGGCGAAGAAGCTTTCCGGCCGATGGAGCAGGGTGGATGTCCGCTCCTGAAGAAGCCATGA
- a CDS encoding nitroreductase: protein MSAPEEAMTGAGVTAQSGIDEIIAGRFACRDFSDAPVGRGTIEQILRVARFAPSGANIQPWRVYVLAGAAKDKVSAALREAHETARDEHVSEYSYYASDLPAPYLQRRQEFGRLFYGSLGIAQTDIEARSGQTAKNYAFFGAPVGLIVTIDRRLQVGSWLDLGMFVQNVLLAAAGHGLQSCPQETFSKYHRILRPLLSIPAEQMVVCGISIGRARDVAKDGTKRRLMPRADVAEFASFAGFEEQSATQMERTRPWEAETS, encoded by the coding sequence ATGTCCGCTCCTGAAGAAGCCATGACCGGCGCAGGCGTAACCGCACAGAGCGGCATCGACGAGATCATCGCAGGCCGTTTTGCGTGCCGCGACTTCTCGGACGCGCCGGTCGGGCGAGGGACCATCGAGCAGATTCTCCGCGTGGCGCGGTTTGCGCCAAGCGGCGCCAACATCCAGCCCTGGCGCGTCTACGTGCTGGCGGGCGCTGCCAAGGACAAGGTGTCAGCGGCGCTGCGCGAGGCGCACGAGACCGCCCGCGACGAGCACGTGTCGGAATACAGTTATTACGCCAGCGACCTGCCTGCCCCATATCTGCAACGACGGCAGGAGTTCGGCCGATTGTTCTACGGCTCGCTCGGCATCGCCCAGACCGATATCGAAGCGAGGAGCGGCCAAACCGCCAAGAACTATGCGTTCTTTGGCGCCCCGGTCGGGCTGATCGTCACGATCGACCGGCGCCTTCAGGTCGGCAGCTGGCTCGACCTCGGCATGTTCGTCCAGAACGTACTGCTGGCCGCGGCAGGCCATGGGCTCCAGTCCTGTCCGCAGGAGACATTCTCGAAATACCACCGGATCCTGCGTCCGCTGCTGTCGATCCCGGCGGAACAAATGGTGGTGTGCGGCATCTCGATTGGCCGCGCCAGAGACGTCGCCAAGGACGGCACCAAGCGAAGGCTGATGCCGCGCGCAGACGTCGCGGAGTTCGCATCTTTCGCAGGCTTCGAAGAACAAAGTGCAACCCAAATGGAAAGGACAAGGCCATGGGAAGCCGAGACGAGCTGA
- a CDS encoding DUF4863 family protein, with amino-acid sequence MGSRDELIQCSIPFLREVKDMTPGAEMERWLNDKYGEGSPLYQDLARLIKRGVEEGWAANQEVDGPNYRRSRIQEPVPETFQFSITAVYMNSTDPRRFKDEDDHDVLRGQYHGHPYGELNLVVPLDKGAELKGLQGWQGPGWTAPDPGSRHYPEVRGGAVIALFYLPAGRISYDFAAPS; translated from the coding sequence ATGGGAAGCCGAGACGAGCTGATTCAGTGCAGCATTCCGTTTCTCCGCGAGGTCAAGGACATGACGCCCGGCGCGGAGATGGAGCGCTGGCTCAATGACAAATACGGCGAGGGCAGCCCGCTCTACCAGGACCTGGCGCGCCTGATTAAGCGCGGGGTCGAAGAAGGCTGGGCCGCGAACCAGGAGGTCGACGGTCCGAACTACCGGCGCAGCCGCATCCAGGAGCCGGTCCCCGAGACGTTCCAGTTCAGCATCACGGCCGTCTACATGAACAGCACCGATCCGCGCCGCTTCAAGGACGAGGACGACCACGACGTGCTGCGCGGGCAGTATCACGGGCACCCATACGGCGAGCTGAACCTGGTCGTGCCCCTGGACAAGGGCGCCGAACTGAAGGGGCTCCAGGGCTGGCAGGGACCCGGCTGGACCGCACCCGACCCCGGCAGCCGGCACTATCCTGAGGTCCGTGGCGGCGCCGTCATCGCGCTGTTCTATCTGCCGGCCGGACGCATCTCGTACGACTTCGCTGCGCCGTCCTGA